From one Coffea eugenioides isolate CCC68of chromosome 11, Ceug_1.0, whole genome shotgun sequence genomic stretch:
- the LOC113751043 gene encoding uncharacterized protein LOC113751043: MDLLGAVLQLANTKLKDNNWRNLDQQHRRRIRQFQCTKAQTVSLIQEESEATRHTRNPSSKMDYSSPCGCSCNMIIPPIIYILVCILFFTSSVCPAHSLESRNSSHQANQTFRPGEESQKLKTIRAHLTKVNKPAVKTIQSPDGDTIDCVLSHHQPAFDHAKLKGKKPLDPPERPKGHDTTGILPEEFQLWSMSGESCPEGTVPIRRTSEQDILRANSIGRFARKLRRPIRRDTTSNGHEHAVGYVTGDQYYGAKASINVWAPRVASQYEFSLSQMWVIAGSFNDDLNTIEAGWQVSPELYGDNYPRFFTYWTSDAYQATGCYNLLCSGFVQTNNRIAIGAAISPTSSYNGGQFDISLLIWKDPKHGNWWLEFGSGILVGYWPSFLFTHLRNSASMVQFGGEVVNSRSGFHTTTQMGSGHFAGEGFGKASYFRNLQVVDWDNSLIPLSNLRVLADHPNCYDIQGGINRVWGNYFYYGGPGRNSRCP; encoded by the exons ATGGATTTGCTTGGAGCTGTGCTGCAATTGGCAAATACTAAGCTGAAGGATAATAATTGGCGCAATCTTGATCAACAGCACCGGAGAAGAATAAGAcaatttcaatgtaccaaagCACAGACGGTTTCACTTATACAAGAAGAGTCAGAAGCAACAAGACATACAAGAAACCCCTCATCGAAAATGGATTATTCTTCTCCTTGTGGCTGCAGCTGCAACATGATCATTCCCCCAATCATTTATATTCTTGTTTGCATTCTGTTCTTCACCTCCTCTGTTTGTCCTGCTCATTCTCTTGAATCCCGAAACTCCAGCCATCAAGCCAATCAAACTTTCCGGCCGGGGGAGGAGTCACAGAAGCTAAAAACGATTAGAGCCCATCTCACGAAAGTCAACAAGCCAGCTGTCAAGACAATTCAG AGTCCGGATGGTGATACAATAGATTGTGTATTGTCCCATCATCAACCAGCTTTTGATCATGCTAAATTGAAAGGGAAGAAACCATTG GATCCACCTGAAAGGCCAAAAGGACATGATACAACTGGCATTTTACCAGAAGAATTCCAACTGTGGAGCATGTCTGGTGAATCATGCCCTGAAGGTACAGTTCCAATCCGAAGAACAAGTGAACAGGATATCTTGAGAGCTAATTCGATCGGAAGATTTGCAAGAAAATTACGAAGGCCTATTCGAAGAGACACCACTAGCAATGGCCATGAG CATGCTGTGGGATATGTAACTGGAGATCAATATTATGGAGCAAAGGCAAGCATAAATGTGTGGGCACCTCGAGTTGCTAGTCAGTATGAATTCAGCTTATCGCAGATGTGGGTTATTGCCGGCTCCTTCAATGATGATCTTAACACTATAGAAGCTGGTTGGCag GTTAGCCCAGAGCTGTATGGGGACAACTATCCAAGATTTTTTACATATTGGACA AGCGATGCATATCAAGCCACAGGTTGTTATAATTTGCTATGCTCAGGCTTTGTCCAGACCAATAATCGAATAGCAATCGGAGCTGCAATTTCTCCCACGTCTTCGTATAATGGTGGTCAATTTGATATCAGTTTATTAATTTGGAAG GATCCGAAGCATGGGAATTGGTGGCTGGAGTTCGGAAGTGGGATATTAGTGGGTTACTGGCCATCTTTTTTATTTACGCACCTTAGGAATTCAGCGAGTATGGTACAATTTGGAGGAGAAGTGGTGAACAGCAGGTCGGGTTTCCATACAACCACCCAAATGGGCAGTGGACATTTTGCTGGGGAAGGTTTTGGTAAAGCATCTTATTTCCGAAATTTGCAAGTGGTGGATTGGGATAATAGCTTAATCCCATTATCAAACCTTCGAGTATTAGCGGATCATCCTAATTGCTATGATATTCAAGGTGGAATTAATCGCGTTTGGGGGAATTACTTTTACTATGGAGGACCCGGAAGAAATTCAAGATGCCCTTGA
- the LOC113753639 gene encoding heme-binding protein 2-like, translated as MEELEEKTWMLMILKFLIILLTMINYVSSIESPEYRVILQYLESDVEIRLYEESFWVSAAVRNATSFEKSTKDGFHRVYQYIRGANLNSSQMVITAPILTTIVPGTHGSDCYVKFYLPAKYAAAPPLPKTELNLQFERWNSQCLAVKSFSGFAQDESIRNETQAFVVTLNKIFNGKTKILEDTAIFSIAQYNAPSHLSGRLNEVWLNASAFAVEGCPSF; from the exons ATGGAGGAGTTGGAGGAGAAAACATGGATGCTGATGATTTTAAAATTCCTCATCATCTTACTCACAATGATCAACTACGTCAGCAGCATTGAGTCTCCAGAATACCGTGTGATTCTGCAGTACTTGGAATCTGATGTCGAGATCAGGTTATACGAAGAATCCTTCTGGGTGTCGGCTGCTGTTAGAAATGCTACTTCATTCGAAAAATCCACAAAAGATGGTTTTCACAG GGTGTATCAATATATTCGCGGTGCCAACCTCAACTCTTCTCAAATGGTGATTACTGCTCCTATCCTAACCACTATCGTGCCCGGAACACATGGCTCTGACTGTTATGTCAAGTTTTACCTGCCAGCAAAATATGCGGCTGCACCGCCACTGCCCAAAACTGAACTTAATTTGCAGTTTGAAAGATGGAATAGCCAATGCTTAGCAGTAAAAAGCTTTTCTGGGTTCGCTCAAGATGAAAGCATCAGAAACGAAACTCAGGCTTTCGTGGTCACATTAAACAAAATCTTCAATGGAAAGACGAAAATCTTGGAAGATACAGCTATCTTCTCGATTGCCCAATATAATGCCCCCTCTCATCTTTCTGGACGTTTAAATGAAGTGTGGCTGAATGCATCAGCTTTTGCTGTTGAAGGGTGCCCTTCTTTCTGA